A window of the Apostichopus japonicus isolate 1M-3 chromosome 8, ASM3797524v1, whole genome shotgun sequence genome harbors these coding sequences:
- the LOC139972010 gene encoding solute carrier organic anion transporter family member 3A1-like, with protein MASFNPRESPVVFLAVWSLSTVFYKSIGGYWSSVITTVEKIFHLSTSQSGFLTAFDYFAGLWVMMPLVYIGQFCHRPRFMAVITILTSLGTLVQTFPHFLYQTSLEEFLNGKGSDDLSSGLCGGLNDSLVDSTEPECKRGDVLSLLTGPVVWLVIGRIMTCSYGAIFPIALVYLDDGVAKKSIVLYAGFITSMYTIGFTCGYFLASLCLRIPYVLFTTDVEVEPDKLPGAWWLGYLILSMLTFLSSLLYFVFPTALPVHVDELEGGESKPLLSVDEGALPSSEARGDNFVGNPSVVDENIKQTDASFTDGLQRFWEGTKAFCRSVYRIVTNPVIILMSLMGGIISFGSEAFATFTPLYVQNYFNLTPSVASMLTGIQTFFGYIVGQLLGAILIRHWNLNKLQCAIFYSVGVTLFCLGPTASVFFSCPDEKIIGHNEHTVSTNSFSNGVDLLDCNANCGCSGDFSPVCGIDGFSYMSPCHAGCREFLFSNDQVIFYNCSCVNPSPSVNDYYDNNRELQEGLCSEVCPTWIYYAVVWVISLFIISAASNSPVIVILRSVAEEDRALTFTFINWTKRVLGFIPGPLISGIIIDQACLISSNSCGSGPSSGNCLLYDKQMLRKRYNILPVVCFWLSCIFSVMITIIVWRQTKQQDRKRDETPQVDETSAM; from the exons ATGGCTTCTTTCAATCCCCGGGAATCTCCCGTTGTATTCCTCGCAGTTTGGTCCCTTTCTACGGTTTTTTATAAATCAATAGGAGGTTACTGGAGTAGCGTCATCACGACCGTCGAGAAAATCTTCCATTTGTCAACTTCTCAGAGCGGTTTCCTGACCGCCTTTGATTATTTTGCCGGTTTATGGGTTATGATGCCTTTGGTATACATTGGGCAATTTTGTCATCGACCAAGGTTTATGGCAGTGATAACTATCCTCACATCATTAGGTACACTAGTTCAGACATTTCCTCATTTCTTGTATCAAACCTCACTAGAGGAATTCCTCAATGGAAAGGGTTCCGACGATTTGTCAAGCGGTCTCTGTGGTGGGCTCAACGACTCTTTGGTTGACAGCACCGAACCGGAATGCAAACGAGGTGACGTTTTATCTTTATTGACTGGACCGGTCGTTTGGTTGGTCATCGGACGCATTATGACCTGTTCATATGGAGCTATCTTTCCGATTGCACTTGTATATTTAGATGACGGAGTCGCTAAGAAGTCCATCGTGTTATACGCTG GTTTTATTACATCAATGTATACAATTGGATTTACGTGTGGGTACTTCCTCGCTTCGCTTTGTCTTCGTATCCCTTACGTGTTGTTCACTACGGATGTTGAGGTCGAGCCAGACAAACTTCCTGGAGCATGGTGGTTAGGATACCTCATTCTCTCGATGTTAACGTTTCTTTCATCACTGCTATATTTTGTATTCCCCACTGCCCTTCCTGTTCATGTAGACGAACTTGAAGGTGGTGAGTCAAAACCGCTTCTCTCTGTTGATGAGGGCGCTCTACCTTCGAGCGAGGCAAGAGGAGACAACTTTGTTGGTAATCCGTCCGTGGTTGACGAGAACATCAAACAAACCGATGCAAGTTTCACTGACG GACTTCAGCGATTTTGGGAAGGCACGAAGGCATTTTGTCGTTCTGTTTACAGAATCGTTACTAACCCGGTTATCATCCTAATGTCATTAATGGGCGGTATCATTTCATTTGGTTCCGAGGCCTTCGCTACGTTTACCCCGCTGTACGTGCAAAACTACTTCAATTTAACTCCTTCCGTAGCGTCTATGCTAACAG GTATTCAGACATTCTTCGGGTACATTGTGGGACAACTACTCGGAGCGATCCTCATACGTCATTGGAATCTCAACAAGCTACAATGTGCTATATTTTATTCAGTTGGTGTGACCCTGTTCTGTTTAGGTCCTACTGCGTCCGTTTTCTTCAGTTGTCCAGATGAAAAGATTATTGGTCATAATGAACACACAGT ATCAACAAATTCATTCTCAAATGGAGTTGACTTATTGGACTGCAATGCTAACTGTGGTTGTTCTGGTGACTTTAGTCCAGTGTGTGGTATTGACGGATTTTCTTACATGTCACCCTGCCATGCCGGCTGTCGGGAATTTCTATTCAGTAATGACCAAGTG ATCTTCTATAACTGCTCGTGCGTCAACCCCTCTCCTAGCGTCAACGATTACTATGACAACAACAGAGAATTACAAGAAGGCTTATGCAGTGAAGTATGCCCTACCTGGATCTATTACGCTGTCGTATGGGTTATATCGTTATTCATCATATCCGCAGCTAGCAATTCGCCTGTCATTGTCATTTTAAG ATCTGTTGCAGAGGAAGATAGAGCACTAACGTTCACTTTTATCAACTGGACTAAAAGAGTTCTAG GTTTCATTCCAGGACCTTTAATAAGTGGAATTATCATAGACCAGGCGTGCCTCATATCTTCAAACTCCTGTGGGAGTGGTCCATCATCGGGAAATTGCCTTCTCTACGATAAGCAAATGCTGAGAAAGCGATACAATATTCTTCCTGTTGTGTGTTTTTGGCTCTCATGTATATTTAGTGTAATGATTACTATTATTGTATGGAGGCAAACTAAACAACAAGACAGAAAG AGAGATGAGACACCACAGGTCGATGAAACCTCAGCTATGTGA
- the LOC139971596 gene encoding E3 ubiquitin-protein ligase RNF8-like isoform X2 produces MASSSGIICLSRCKNTKKRRYTLIPLISGKEVSVGRGLDVSVQLLSRKRDSMILLSRKHAIFKESEDGKWTITDNKSLNGVYLNDVRVKAGSPFPIEVGDMIQIGAVQEGETEAEFVFQVKVEEMSLEKANQILNSLHPASVANKRKSQTLPAKEYKGKEVVTSKHNEGEGSVAKRKRCDDWLSNKVMKSSESQLRTDEPGSSNVTCERTSLESPLKSKATLSEEEGEILNAILSQRGKHSIQEIIQMIQSKSLSPSKKREDDDLRLMLEEKERLLKVKEEEMRATTEDLKAKALEKENCLMEQIEAQRKALQVEKQAVEESLQSEVAKNLEQREKLEKERKRLEDVIAGKDEEYKAMETKLEEGQKARQDEEEMKIAKAKQEAFDNITHVLESELQCSICAELFIQATTLNCSHSFCKYCIMLWMARKKECPVCRAPIKSYNRSIVLDNYIDKMVESLGKDVKIRRKEMLDDRKKTEGDEKRDNVTAPVLISSPDEDDDDDEEEEEEEDVEFIDSGDSDNSESYEEGLTGAYYGMRGHWANGCPN; encoded by the exons GTCTCAGTTGGAAGAGGATTGGATGTCTCTGTTCAGCTTTTGTCCAGAAAAAGAGACTCAATGATACTCCTCTCAAGGAAACATGCCATCTTTAAAGAAAGTGAGGATGGGAAATGGACAATTACAGATAACAAA AGTTTGAATGGTGTCTATTTGAATGATGTGAGGGTAAAGGCTGGGTCACCATTTCCTATTGAGGTGGGTGACATGATACAGATTGGAGCTGTGCAGGAAGGAGAGACAGAAGCAGAATTTGTGTTTCAGGTTAAAGTGGAAGAGATGTCTCTTGAAAAAGCAAACCAGATTTTGAATAGCTTACACCCTGCAAGTGTAGCTAATAAGAGAAAATCACAAACTTTGCCTGCCAAAGAATACAAAGGTAAAGAAGTTGTTACCTCAAAACATAATGAAGGGGAGGGTAGTGTTGCTAAGAGGAAACGTTGTGATGACTGGCTCTCAAATAAGGTAATGAAAAGCAGTGAAAGTCAATTAAGGACCGATGAACCCGGCTCGTCAAATGTTACTTGTGAAAGAACAAGTTTAGAGTCACCTCTTAAGAGCAAAGCAACTTTGAGTGAAGAGGAGGGAGAAATACTTAATGCCATCCTCTCCCAGAGGGGTAAGCATTCCATCCAAGAGATCATTCAAATGATTCAAAGTAAATCGCTCTCTCCATCAAAGAAGAGAGAAGACGATGACCTGAGGTTAATGTTGGAAGAAAAGGAGAGATTGCTGAAAGTCAAAGAGGAAGAAATGCGAGCAACTACAGAGGACTTGAAGGCCAAAGCACTGGAGAAAGAAAACTGTCTGATGGAGCAGATCGAGGCACAAAGGAAAGCTCTGCAGGTGGAGAAGCAAGCTGTCGAGGAGAGCTTGCAGTCAGAGGTCGCCAAGAATCTAGAACAGAGGGAGAAGCTTgagaaggaaaggaaaagatTGGAAGATGTCATCGCTGGCAAAGATGAAGAATACAAGGCCATGGAGACGAAG CTTGAAGAGGGACAGAAAGCAAGACAAGATGAAGAGGAGATGAAGATAGCTAAGGCCAAGCAGGAGGCATTTGATAACATCACTCATGTCTTGGAGAGTGAATTACAGTGTAGCATTTGTGCCGAACTCTTTATTCAG GCTACCACATTGAACTGTTCCCATTCATTTTGTAAATACTGTATCATGCTCTGGATGGCTAGGAAGAAGGAGTGTCCAGTTTGCCGTGCACCAATCAAGTCCTACAACCGATCGATCGTGCTGGACAACTACATCGATAAGATGGTCGAAAGCTTGGGGAAGGATGTGAAGATAAGGAGAAAGGAGATGTTAGACGACAGGAAAA AAACAGAAGGTGATGAAAAACGAGACAATGTAACGGCTCCAGTTCTCATCTCAAGTccagatgaagatgatgatgatgatgaggaggaggaggaggaggaggacgtTGAATTTATAGACAGTGGAGACAGTGACAACAGTGAAAGTTATGAAGAGGGCCTGACGGGTGCATACTACG GAATGAGAGGACACTGGGCCAATGGATGTCCAAACTGA
- the LOC139971596 gene encoding E3 ubiquitin-protein ligase RNF8-like isoform X3, translating to MASSSGIICLSRCKNTKKRRYTLIPLISGKEVSVGRGLDVSVQLLSRKRDSMILLSRKHAIFKESEDGKWTITDNKSLNGVYLNDVRVKAGSPFPIEVGDMIQIGAVQEGETEAEFVFQVKVEEMSLEKANQILNSLHPASVANKRKSQTLPAKEYKGKEVVTSKHNEGEGSVAKRKRCDDWLSNKVMKSSESQLRTDEPGSSNVTCERTSLESPLKSKATLSEEEGEILNAILSQRGKHSIQEIIQMIQSKSLSPSKKREDDDLRLMLEEKERLLKVKEEEMRATTEDLKAKALEKENCLMEQIEAQRKALQVEKQAVEESLQSEVAKNLEQREKLEKERKRLEDVIAGKDEEYKAMETKLEEGQKARQDEEEMKIAKAKQEAFDNITHVLESELQCSICAELFIQATTLNCSHSFCKYCIMLWMARKKECPVCRAPIKSYNRSIVLDNYIDKMVESLGKDVKIRRKEMLDDRKKTEGDKKLDNITAPVLISSPDEDEEEEDVEFIDSGDSDNSENYEEDLAGPFYGGDRPHYI from the exons GTCTCAGTTGGAAGAGGATTGGATGTCTCTGTTCAGCTTTTGTCCAGAAAAAGAGACTCAATGATACTCCTCTCAAGGAAACATGCCATCTTTAAAGAAAGTGAGGATGGGAAATGGACAATTACAGATAACAAA AGTTTGAATGGTGTCTATTTGAATGATGTGAGGGTAAAGGCTGGGTCACCATTTCCTATTGAGGTGGGTGACATGATACAGATTGGAGCTGTGCAGGAAGGAGAGACAGAAGCAGAATTTGTGTTTCAGGTTAAAGTGGAAGAGATGTCTCTTGAAAAAGCAAACCAGATTTTGAATAGCTTACACCCTGCAAGTGTAGCTAATAAGAGAAAATCACAAACTTTGCCTGCCAAAGAATACAAAGGTAAAGAAGTTGTTACCTCAAAACATAATGAAGGGGAGGGTAGTGTTGCTAAGAGGAAACGTTGTGATGACTGGCTCTCAAATAAGGTAATGAAAAGCAGTGAAAGTCAATTAAGGACCGATGAACCCGGCTCGTCAAATGTTACTTGTGAAAGAACAAGTTTAGAGTCACCTCTTAAGAGCAAAGCAACTTTGAGTGAAGAGGAGGGAGAAATACTTAATGCCATCCTCTCCCAGAGGGGTAAGCATTCCATCCAAGAGATCATTCAAATGATTCAAAGTAAATCGCTCTCTCCATCAAAGAAGAGAGAAGACGATGACCTGAGGTTAATGTTGGAAGAAAAGGAGAGATTGCTGAAAGTCAAAGAGGAAGAAATGCGAGCAACTACAGAGGACTTGAAGGCCAAAGCACTGGAGAAAGAAAACTGTCTGATGGAGCAGATCGAGGCACAAAGGAAAGCTCTGCAGGTGGAGAAGCAAGCTGTCGAGGAGAGCTTGCAGTCAGAGGTCGCCAAGAATCTAGAACAGAGGGAGAAGCTTgagaaggaaaggaaaagatTGGAAGATGTCATCGCTGGCAAAGATGAAGAATACAAGGCCATGGAGACGAAG CTTGAAGAGGGACAGAAAGCAAGACAAGATGAAGAGGAGATGAAGATAGCTAAGGCCAAGCAGGAGGCATTTGATAACATCACTCATGTCTTGGAGAGTGAATTACAGTGTAGCATTTGTGCCGAACTCTTTATTCAG GCTACCACATTGAACTGTTCCCATTCATTTTGTAAATACTGTATCATGCTCTGGATGGCTAGGAAGAAGGAGTGTCCAGTTTGCCGTGCACCAATCAAGTCCTACAACCGATCGATCGTGCTGGACAACTACATCGATAAGATGGTCGAAAGCTTGGGGAAGGATGTGAAGATAAGGAGAAAGGAGATGTTAGACGACAGGAAAA AAACAGAAGGTGATAAAAAACTAGACAATATAACGGCTCCAGTTCTCATCTCAAGTCCagatgaggatgaggaggaggaggatgttGAATTTATCGACAGTGGAGACAGTGACAACAGTGAGAATTATGAAGAGGACCTGGCAGGTCCATTCTACGGTGGCGATAGGCCACATTACATTTGA
- the LOC139971615 gene encoding RNA transcription, translation and transport factor protein-like, with protein MFRRKFRALGYHKTDINLQDEQQWRNLIVWLEDQKIRMYKIEDRKRLRDTSTGNWSKVFSQYLDDLECTVDRSNRKTLCDWLLGVAVRTDYGENVEKYNTSQKVTSSNSDAVDDPFAQLDVNSADFKAGLLSICHLLKIPEHYDPITTLQAVSLLVKDRLSEEAQSAVMEEGEDFDLSNYEVGFETRDEVINNASCILRLLHIQELRDLQTKINEAIVCVQRITANPKTDQRLGKVGR; from the exons ATGTTCAGAAGAAAATTCAGAGCCCTTGGTTACCACAAAACAGATATCAATCTGCAAG aTGAGCAGCAGTGGCGTAACTTAATAGTTTGGCTGGAAGATCAGAAGATTAGGATGTATAAGATTGAAGACAGAAAAAGACTCCGGGACACCAGCACTGGAAATTGGTCGAAAGTGTTCAGTCAG tATTTAGACGACCTTGAATGCACAGTGGATCGATCGAATAGGAAGACTTTATGTGACTGGCTGTTAGGAGTTGCTGTTCGAACTGATTACGGTGAAAATG TGGAGAAGTATAACACTTCGCAGAAAGTCACTAGTTCGAATAGCGATGCTGTTGACGATCCTTTTGCTCAGTTAGATG TAAATTCAGCTGATTTCAAAGCAGGGCTGTTATCAATATGCCATTTGCTAAAGATACCTGAGCACTATGACCCTATCACTACCCTTCAAGCAGTGAGCCTCCTTGTTAAAGATAGGTTATCAGAAGAGGCTCAATCAGCAGTAATGGAAGAG GGTGAAGATTTTGATCTAAGTAACTATGAAGTTGGATTTGAAACCAGAG ATGAGGTAATAAATAATGCATCCTGTATTTTGAGACTGTTACACATACAAGAGCTAAGAGACCtccaaacaaaaataaatgaagccATCGTCTGCGTTCAGAGAATTACGGCCAATCCTAAGACAGATCAGAGGTTAGGAAAGGTCGGAAGATGA
- the LOC139971596 gene encoding E3 ubiquitin-protein ligase RNF8-like isoform X1: MASSSGIICLSRCKNTKKRRYTLIPLISGKEVSVGRGLDVSVQLLSRKRDSMILLSRKHAIFKESEDGKWTITDNKSLNGVYLNDVRVKAGSPFPIEVGDMIQIGAVQEGETEAEFVFQVKVEEMSLEKANQILNSLHPASVANKRKSQTLPAKEYKGKEVVTSKHNEGEGSVAKRKRCDDWLSNKVMKSSESQLRTDEPGSSNVTCERTSLESPLKSKATLSEEEGEILNAILSQRGKHSIQEIIQMIQSKSLSPSKKREDDDLRLMLEEKERLLKVKEEEMRATTEDLKAKALEKENCLMEQIEAQRKALQVEKQAVEESLQSEVAKNLEQREKLEKERKRLEDVIAGKDEEYKAMETKLEEGQKARQDEEEMKIAKAKQEAFDNITHVLESELQCSICAELFIQATTLNCSHSFCKYCIMLWMARKKECPVCRAPIKSYNRSIVLDNYIDKMVESLGKDVKIRRKEMLDDRKKTEGDEKRDNVTAPVLISSPDEDDDDDEEEEEEEDVEFIDSGDSDNSESYEEGLTGAYYGGYGSCYICGMRGHWANGCPN; the protein is encoded by the exons GTCTCAGTTGGAAGAGGATTGGATGTCTCTGTTCAGCTTTTGTCCAGAAAAAGAGACTCAATGATACTCCTCTCAAGGAAACATGCCATCTTTAAAGAAAGTGAGGATGGGAAATGGACAATTACAGATAACAAA AGTTTGAATGGTGTCTATTTGAATGATGTGAGGGTAAAGGCTGGGTCACCATTTCCTATTGAGGTGGGTGACATGATACAGATTGGAGCTGTGCAGGAAGGAGAGACAGAAGCAGAATTTGTGTTTCAGGTTAAAGTGGAAGAGATGTCTCTTGAAAAAGCAAACCAGATTTTGAATAGCTTACACCCTGCAAGTGTAGCTAATAAGAGAAAATCACAAACTTTGCCTGCCAAAGAATACAAAGGTAAAGAAGTTGTTACCTCAAAACATAATGAAGGGGAGGGTAGTGTTGCTAAGAGGAAACGTTGTGATGACTGGCTCTCAAATAAGGTAATGAAAAGCAGTGAAAGTCAATTAAGGACCGATGAACCCGGCTCGTCAAATGTTACTTGTGAAAGAACAAGTTTAGAGTCACCTCTTAAGAGCAAAGCAACTTTGAGTGAAGAGGAGGGAGAAATACTTAATGCCATCCTCTCCCAGAGGGGTAAGCATTCCATCCAAGAGATCATTCAAATGATTCAAAGTAAATCGCTCTCTCCATCAAAGAAGAGAGAAGACGATGACCTGAGGTTAATGTTGGAAGAAAAGGAGAGATTGCTGAAAGTCAAAGAGGAAGAAATGCGAGCAACTACAGAGGACTTGAAGGCCAAAGCACTGGAGAAAGAAAACTGTCTGATGGAGCAGATCGAGGCACAAAGGAAAGCTCTGCAGGTGGAGAAGCAAGCTGTCGAGGAGAGCTTGCAGTCAGAGGTCGCCAAGAATCTAGAACAGAGGGAGAAGCTTgagaaggaaaggaaaagatTGGAAGATGTCATCGCTGGCAAAGATGAAGAATACAAGGCCATGGAGACGAAG CTTGAAGAGGGACAGAAAGCAAGACAAGATGAAGAGGAGATGAAGATAGCTAAGGCCAAGCAGGAGGCATTTGATAACATCACTCATGTCTTGGAGAGTGAATTACAGTGTAGCATTTGTGCCGAACTCTTTATTCAG GCTACCACATTGAACTGTTCCCATTCATTTTGTAAATACTGTATCATGCTCTGGATGGCTAGGAAGAAGGAGTGTCCAGTTTGCCGTGCACCAATCAAGTCCTACAACCGATCGATCGTGCTGGACAACTACATCGATAAGATGGTCGAAAGCTTGGGGAAGGATGTGAAGATAAGGAGAAAGGAGATGTTAGACGACAGGAAAA AAACAGAAGGTGATGAAAAACGAGACAATGTAACGGCTCCAGTTCTCATCTCAAGTccagatgaagatgatgatgatgatgaggaggaggaggaggaggaggacgtTGAATTTATAGACAGTGGAGACAGTGACAACAGTGAAAGTTATGAAGAGGGCCTGACGGGTGCATACTACGGTGGCTATGGGTCATGTTACATCTGTG GAATGAGAGGACACTGGGCCAATGGATGTCCAAACTGA